The Daucus carota subsp. sativus chromosome 7, DH1 v3.0, whole genome shotgun sequence genome window below encodes:
- the LOC108196323 gene encoding protein IWS1 homolog 1, protein MAYNNDPYRDEDGEPLMDLDDAYQSDQEPQPETLVDDVDDADWRRRERSPTPVYNEDSKSKPRKRLIKKSGGGDEAVPDFGLGDDDLDDPAAGVRDESDGEYANVGEKRSGGKDKREKKKGKMERREKSGGERREKFRVKKRSRDDKEVKEMWDTIAGGDSEDDQDGVKMADDDNFIDDTGVDPADRYGSDNEPHSPGNAPQAEEGEEDDEMKDLFKMGKKKKKSEKSAAEISLLVEKVMAELEICAEEDAKLNMLSKPAINKLKKLPLLTEVLSKKQLQQEFLDHGVLTLLKNWLEPLPDGSLPNINIRAAILKILTEFPIDLEQFDRREQLKKSGLGKVIMFLSKSDEEITSNRKIAKDLVDKWSRPIFNKSTRFEDMRNFDDERAPFRRSSGKKPINKASGMQSRDDDFDLAEFSQESKSSQSSSRQHASRPEAMPLDFMVRPQSKIDPDEIRARAKQVVHDQRRLKMNKKLQQLKAPKKKQLQATKLSVEGRGMVKYL, encoded by the exons GACGTTGACGACGCCGATTGGCGCCGCCGGGAGCGATCTCCGACGCCGGTTTATAATGAGGATTCCAAGTCAAAGCCGCGGAAGAGGTTGATTAAGAAGAGTGGTGGCGGGGATGAGGCGGTGCCGGATTTTGGGCTCGGGGATGATGATTTGGATGATCCGGCGGCGGGTGTGAGGGATGAGTCGGATGGGGAGTATGCGAATGTTGGGGAGAAGAGGAGTGGGGGGAAGGATAAGAGGGAGAAGAAGAAGGGGAAGATGGAGAGGAGGGAGAAGAGTGGGGGAGAGAGGAGGGAGAAGTTTAGGGTTAAGAAGAGGAGTAGAGATGATAAGGAGGTTAAGGAGATGTGGGATACTATTGCTGGTGGCGATTCCGAG GATGATCAAGATGGTGTTAAAATGGCGGATGACGACAACTTTATAGATGATACTGGAGTTGATCCTGCTGACCGCTATGGAAGTGATAATGAACCACATTCTCCTGGGAATGCTCCTCAG GCAGAGGAGGGTGAGGAGGATGATGAAATGAAGGATCTCTTCAAAATgggcaagaaaaagaagaaaagtgagaaaagtgCTGCCGAGATTTCGCTGCTAGTTGAAAAAGTCATGGCTGAGCTGGAAATATGCGCTGAAGAAGATGCCAAACTGAACATGTTGTCCAAGCCTGCCATAAACAAACTTAAGAAGCTCCCTCTTCTTACAGAAGTCCTTTCCAA GAAACAACTACAACAAGAATTCCTGGATCATGGAGTATTAACTCTTTTAAAGAATTGGCTTGAGCCTCTTCCAGATGGGAGCTTACCCAATATTAATATCCGTGCAGCAATATTGAAGATATTGACTGAG TTTCCAATTGATTTAGAGCAGTTCGATAGAAGGGAGCAGTTGAAAAAGAGTGGTCTCGGGAAA GTCATCATGTTTCTGTCAAAATCTGATGAAGAGATCACATCAAACAGGAAAATTGCCAAGGATCTAGTCGACAAATGG TCTCgaccaatatttaataagagTACAAGATTTGAGGATATGAGAAATTTTGATGATGAGAGAGCACCCTTCCGAAGGTCATCAGGGAAGAA GCCAATAAATAAAGCTAGTGGGATGCAATCAAgagatgatgattttgatttgGCTGAATTTTCACA GGAATCCAAGTCTAGCCAGTCATCTTCTAGGCAGCATGCCTCGAGGCCTGAGGCCATGCCACTGGATTTTATGGTGCGCCCCCAATCCAAAATTGATCCAGATGAGATTCGGGCCAGAGCTAAACAAGTCGTCCATGATCAGCGTCGCCTTAAG ATGAATAAGAAGTTGCAACAGCTTAAAGCCCCTAAAAAGAAGCAGCTCCAAGCTACAAAGCTCAGTGTGGAAGGTCGGGGCATGGTGAAATACCTGTGA
- the LOC108196324 gene encoding cation/H(+) antiporter 3, translated as MSSVDHADFKKQADKVRRYDELCTYDVPLNSPGLYATGFQEFLTYVLPRLELQLVLMFSLTQALHLLFKRFNFPRNFSEILTGIIIGKTLLGHIVGFEKHQLLFPDDDILLETLMKLGFIFYMFLVGVKMDPNLVPKAGKKGWSIGVSAAVCPFIVSSILGSQKLLDYYLPIYRRPAIRAIVKIIGLSPFPVIVALLIDLKIMNSELGRLALAAGLICDVLNLIQILGSTIYRIYFSEYGIPVVILTLIEALLVTIASISSHVLFLKIIQLTPEGKPVKNYYISLICSCVLVSSIACNNVGLQYHFAPFVIGLAVPSGPPLGSAIADAMDTFISGLLAPFILTYCAIKMDLVVFYDLSFLNSVLFVLSVVTASKIVGVCGVAMVIGVPIRDAVNLSIIMATQGIVQGALYESVYKLQSIDRESFTVLILSILVMALVAHLSVGFLNDYSRAYSGYQKRDIQHTPFNAELRILACADRLDDAMAVIRLLETSNPSKESPLAIYVLHLVELVGRATPVVINHRLGQKNANSHSRSHQLIGLFEKFGSQRTGFVSVQGFTAMSLPQFMHQDICSLAFDKLASLIILPFHKKWSQQGKIIFDSSLRRTINRQVLEMAPCSVGILIDRRKIRPPEASQDKEAGSVYHLGVIFLGGADDREAVAYAKRIMVKAVGCCLTVVRIVASDAVQENQWNTILDTETLREVKLQGANQHNIQYREVKSKDGPETALLINTMVEDGEFNMLMVGRRHSASSPLLTGLSEWCDLPELGSVGDILASAEIIRPVSVLVMQQQIVGRRR; from the exons ATGTCATCAGTAGACCATGCCGATTTCAAGAAACAAGCGGATAAGGTCAGGAGATACGATGAATTGTGCACCTATGACGTTCCCCTTAATTCACCTGGTCTTTATGCCACTGGATTTCAAGAATTTCTTACTTATGTGTTACCACGCCTTGAGTTACAGTTAGTACTCATGTTCAGCCTTACTCAAGCTCTCCATCTGTTGTTCAAGCGGTTCAATTTTCCAAGAAATTTTTCTGAAATCCTG ACAGGAATCATAATAGGAAAAACGCTGTTGGGACACATAGTCGGTTTTGAGAAGCACCAACTGTTGTTTCCGGATGATGATATTCTTCTTGAGACATTGATGAAACTGGGATTCATATTCTACATGTTTCTAGTTGGAGTGAAGATGGATCCAAACCTGGTTCCGAAAGCAGGAAAGAAGGGCTGGTCTATTGGCGTTTCTGCAGCCGTATGCCCTTTTATTGTCAGCAGTATCCTAGGGAGTCAAAAGCTGTTGGACTATTATCTACCAATTTACAGAAGACCTGCTATCAGAGCTATTGTCAAAATCATAGGATTATCCCCTTTCCCTGTCATTGTCGCGCTTCTCATTGATCTAAAAATCATGAATTCAGAGCTCGGTCGCCTTGCCTTGGCTGCAGGGTTGATATGTGATGTGCTTAATCTCATTCAAATTCTAGGGTCAACTATTTAcagaatatatttttcagagTATGGGATTCCTGTAGTCATCCTTACCTTGATTGAGGCTCTTCTTGTAACAATTGCTTCAATCTCCAGTCAtgtactatttttaaaaattattcagtTGACACCTGAAGGAAAGCCTGTCAAGAACTACTATATTTCATTAATTTGTTCTTGTGTTCTTGTGAGCTCTATAGCGTGTAATAATGTTGGTTTACAATATCATTTCGCCCCCTTTGTGATCGGCTTGGCTGTGCCTTCAGGACCACCTTTAGGTTCAGCTATTGCTGATGCGATGGACACGTTCATATCAGGCTTACTGGCACCGTTCATTCTCACATATTGTGCAATCAAGATGGATTTAGTCGTCTTCTATGATCTATCCTTTCTGAACTCGGTACTCTTTGTCCTTTCTGTTGTTACTGCATCAAAAATAGTCGGTGTTTGTGGAGTAGCTATGGTCATCGGAGTGCCTATTAGAGATGCTGTCAATCTGTCAATAATCATGGCTACGCAAGGTATTGTGCAAGGCGCATTGTATGAAAGCGTCTACAAACTTCAG AGTATTGATCGTGAAAGCTTTACAGTGCTCATTCTGTCCATTCTTGTAATGGCATTAGTGGCACACCTTTCTGTGGGATTCCTGAATGATTATTCAAGAGCATACTCCGGCTATCAGAAAAGAGACATTCAACACACTCCATTCAATGCTGAGCTACGAATACTCGCCTGTGCTGACAGACTAGACGATGCCATGGCTGTCATTAGACTTCTAGAGACTTCTAATCCTTCCAAAGAGAGTCCTCTAGCAATCTACGTCCTCCACCTTGTGGAGCTCGTGGGGCGAGCCACACCCGTCGTGATCAACCACCGGTTAGGCCAAAAGAATGCAAATAGCCACTCACGCTCGCATCAACTCATAGGCCTTTTTGAAAAGTTTGGATCACAGCGCACTGGATTTGTCAGTGTCCAAGGGTTCACCGCAATGTCATTGCCTCAATTCATGCACCAGGACATTTGCTCCCTCGCGTTTGACAAGTTAGCCTCCTTGATCATACTCCCATTCCACAAGAAATGGAGCCAACAAGGCAAGATTATATTTGATAGTAGTCTACGGAGAACAATAAACAGACAAGTCCTAGAAATGGCTCCATGTTCCGTAGGCATTCTCATTGACCGTCGCAAAATCAGACCCCCAGAAGCATCACAGGACAAGGAAGCAGGCTCTGTATACCACCTAGGCGTCATTTTCCTAGGCGGTGCAGATGACCGTGAAGCAGTAGCCTACGCGAAGAGAATAATGGTAAAAGCAGTAGGTTGTTGCCTAACCGTAGTTCGGATAGTTGCATCAGATGCAGTACAAGAGAACCAATGGAACACAATTCTTGACACGGAAACATTAAGGGAAGTGAAGCTGCAAGGAGCAAACCAACACAATATACAGTACAGAGAGGTGAAGTCGAAAGACGGGCCAGAGACAGCATTGTTGATAAACACAATGGTGGAAGATGGTGAATTTAATATGCTAATGGTGGGGAGGAGGCACAGTGCTAGTTCCCCATTGCTGACAGGGTTATCGGAGTGGTGTGACCTCCCGGAGTTGGGATCAGTAGGAGATATTCTGGCGTCTGCAGAGATTATCAGACCAGTTTCGGTGTTGGTGATGCAACAACAAATTGTGGGAAGAAGAAGGTGA
- the LOC108195182 gene encoding uncharacterized protein LOC108195182 — protein sequence MAMSNVKRPNIVLDDKPQQALEKRSRNDDLTDDKPQQALEKRSRNDDLTENSAMKLENVEKLENVKKDCHYCSICRRNTDHRGRFNCPNRSKGMGMGCDTCFEPCEIKGHNLIPMYKICLRCELEGDHWSKDCPNPIYDDDDMFY from the exons ATGGCCATGAGTAATGTGAAACGACCAAATATTGTCTTGGATGATAAGCCACAACAAGCTCTTGAGAAGCGTTCGAGGAATGATGATTTAACAGATGATAAGCCACAACAAGCTCTTGAGAAGCGTTCAAGGAATGATGATTTAACAGAGAATAGTG CAATGAAGCTGGAAAATGTAGAGAAGCTGGAAAATGTAAAGAAGGATTGCCATTATTGTTCCATCTGTAGACGCAATACCGATCATCGCGGTCGATTTAACTGCCCTAACAGATCAAAGGGGATGGGAATGGGTTGTGATACATGCTTTGAACCCTGTGAAATTAAAGGCCATAACTTAATCCCTATGTATAAAATCTGTCTGCGTTGTGAATTGGAAGGTGATCATTGGAGTAAAGACTGTCCTAACCCGATATATGACGACGACGACATGTTCTATTAG